A genomic window from Passer domesticus isolate bPasDom1 chromosome Z, bPasDom1.hap1, whole genome shotgun sequence includes:
- the LOC135290347 gene encoding serine/threonine-protein kinase PAK 3-like yields MKGPKVGVRHRNCPHQKCDRFRTPWALALDLLPQQHFLEEDILLNLGSQARTVGSSPVLAAAWLLQNGRLRRNIWRYWVAIKKIKLQGLKRKHLTLNEIMIMKTHRSPSVVNYLNSYLPGEELWLVMEYMDGGALSDVISKSCLSEEEMAAVSRECLRGLDFLHSNHVIHQDLKSSNILLRTDGSVKLGDFDLSTQLTPEKNRRSSLAGPA; encoded by the exons ATGAAGGGCCCCAAGGTTGGCGTGAGGCACAGGAACTGTCCCCACCAGAAGTGCGACAGGTTCAGGACACCATGGGCTCTGGCATTAGACCTGCTGccgcagcagcatttcctcgaGGAAGATATACTGTTGAATCTGGGAAGTCAAGCTCGGACAGTTGGTTCATCACCAGTTCTGGCAGCAGCATGGCTGCTCCAAAATGGGAGACTGAGGAGAAATATCTGGAGATACTGG GTGgctataaagaaaataaagcttcAAGGACTGAAAAGGAAGCATCTGACCCTTAATGAAATCATGATCATGAAGACACATAGGAGTCCCAGTGTTGTGAATTATTTAAACAG CTACCTTCCGGGTgaggaactctggctggttATGGAGTACATGGACGGAGGCGCCCTGAGTGATGTCATCAGCAAGAGCTGCCTGTCTGAAGAGGAGATGGCAGCCGTGAGTCGGGAG tgcctgcgaggactggattttcttcactccaaCCACGTGATCCACCAAGATCTGAAGAGCAGCAACATCCTTCTCAGAACCGACGGCTCTGTCAAGCTGG gtGATTTTGACCTCTCTACTCAACTCACCCCTGAGAAGAATAGACGGAGCTCGTTAGCAGGGCCTGCTTGA